ATTTGAAGAACTTTTAAATGCTCTCCACCATGTTGCAAACATATTTCGGATAAAATTATTCTTTTTCCACCCATGCTCCTTACCATATAAATATAAGAACATTGTTAAAAAGGCAAGGAGAACGGCAGCCCAAAAGGGCTGATAAAGTGCTGATAATACATTATATGCTATTTTATTAAATATTTCGATTATCTTACTTCCCATTGTTCTCCTTCACTATTTATTTTAAATCCTCAAATAAATTTTTTTGATATACACCATCTTCTATCAGTCTGGCAAATGATTTCACTACATAATCTTTGTCTTCTTTATAAGTTACTCCAAACCACTTATCATTTGTATCTAAGACCTTTACAGAAACTTTCCCAGCCTGAAGAAGTTCGTCTATGTAGATTGGCAGTAAATATTCTGCTTTCAGAATATCTTTGTTTCCCATATTTGCAAAAAACTCTTTAAATCCCTCTTCTAAAGTCTGCATGAATTCCGGTGTAAGTCCCCACATATTCATGGATGCGTAGGATTCAGCATTAATTGAAGTGAGCTGTCCATCGTTGTCTACTGCTGCACCCTCTGGAGTCTTAACAATATTGGAAGTTTCATGTACTGCTGTGAGATAACCTTCCTCATTTGTCTCGCAAATCCCTCTGGTAACGGCACCATTCTCACTTAACGTATTCTTCAAAATGAAACCTGCCATACAGAACTGATTGGCTTTTTCTGGTACATAGCCTACAAGGAAATCATGAAGCTTAACAAATGCTTCTTTTCCATAGTAGTCATCTGCATTTATAACTGCAAATGGCTCATGCAGGACTTCTTTACAAGCAAGAACAGCTTGTCCTGTTCCCCAAGGTTTGGTACGTCCTGCGGGAAGCTCCACACCTTCTGGA
This Anaerobutyricum hallii DNA region includes the following protein-coding sequences:
- a CDS encoding nucleotidyltransferase family protein, with translation MKTTLVIMAAGIGSRFGGGIKQLAPVGLNGEIIMDYSIHDAIEAGFNKIVFIIRKDIKDAFKEAIGDRIEKICKDLDVEIAYAYQELNELPEGVELPAGRTKPWGTGQAVLACKEVLHEPFAVINADDYYGKEAFVKLHDFLVGYVPEKANQFCMAGFILKNTLSENGAVTRGICETNEEGYLTAVHETSNIVKTPEGAAVDNDGQLTSINAESYASMNMWGLTPEFMQTLEEGFKEFFANMGNKDILKAEYLLPIYIDELLQAGKVSVKVLDTNDKWFGVTYKEDKDYVVKSFARLIEDGVYQKNLFEDLK